The Mucilaginibacter mallensis genome has a segment encoding these proteins:
- the scpB gene encoding SMC-Scp complex subunit ScpB: protein MDNTELYIEALIFSSEQSLRLEEIAYCLQAAIEKDIAVEEINRCINNIQQKYQDDRMAIELVKVNNGYQFLTKKAYHQVVALLQSQRSKKKLSQAALETLAIIAYKQPATKTDVEQIRGVNCDYSIQKLLEKELIAIVGKSEAIGKPILYGTSPLFMDYFGVNDIKELPHIKELTSTGNSIGEAEE from the coding sequence ATGGATAATACAGAACTTTATATAGAGGCGCTGATCTTCTCATCGGAGCAGAGTTTACGGCTTGAGGAAATAGCCTATTGTTTACAGGCGGCTATTGAAAAGGACATAGCGGTTGAAGAGATAAACAGGTGCATTAATAATATACAGCAAAAATACCAGGATGACAGGATGGCGATTGAACTGGTTAAAGTAAATAACGGCTACCAGTTTTTAACAAAAAAGGCTTATCACCAGGTTGTGGCCTTGCTGCAATCACAACGATCAAAGAAAAAACTGAGCCAGGCAGCGTTGGAAACACTGGCAATTATTGCCTATAAACAACCGGCAACAAAAACAGATGTGGAGCAAATACGCGGCGTAAACTGCGACTACTCGATACAAAAATTGCTGGAAAAGGAATTAATTGCCATTGTTGGCAAGTCGGAAGCGATTGGGAAGCCCATACTTTATGGCACCAGTCCGCTTTTTATGGATTATTTTGGTGTTAACGATATAAAAGAATTGCCTCATATAAAAGAACTTACAAGTACAGGAAATTCGATTGGTGAGGCTGAAGAATAA
- a CDS encoding ferritin-like domain-containing protein, whose amino-acid sequence MKTETELLNGNVNLARRSFLRYAGVGVAGVGLMATASSCHKDHTVTPTAGAIDVGSGDPGILNYAYALEQLEAAFYIQVVAHPYSGMPSVELSYLTEIRDHEVAHREFFKAALGASAIQALTPDFSTIDFTSRAAVLGAAKTFEDLGVTAYDGVGYLVQNPAYLLLAGKIVSVEARHASLIANLLDVSFVGSDQVDATTGLNATNKPSVVLAAANTYLKTKVSAKSFS is encoded by the coding sequence ATGAAAACAGAAACAGAACTTTTAAACGGCAATGTAAATCTGGCCCGCAGGTCGTTTTTACGTTATGCGGGTGTGGGAGTTGCAGGCGTAGGACTAATGGCTACAGCAAGCTCTTGCCACAAGGATCACACAGTTACTCCTACAGCAGGCGCTATTGATGTAGGCTCAGGCGATCCGGGCATTTTAAATTATGCTTATGCTTTAGAACAATTGGAAGCAGCATTCTATATACAGGTGGTTGCCCATCCTTACTCAGGCATGCCATCAGTAGAATTGAGTTACTTAACTGAGATCCGTGACCACGAAGTTGCTCACCGCGAATTTTTTAAAGCTGCATTAGGTGCGAGCGCTATACAGGCACTAACCCCAGATTTTAGCACGATAGATTTTACCAGCAGGGCAGCTGTTTTAGGTGCCGCAAAAACTTTTGAAGACTTAGGCGTAACTGCTTATGATGGTGTTGGATACCTGGTACAAAACCCGGCCTATTTATTACTTGCAGGCAAAATTGTTTCGGTTGAAGCACGTCACGCATCGTTAATAGCCAACCTGCTTGATGTAAGTTTTGTAGGCTCAGACCAGGTTGATGCTACTACCGGCTTAAACGCCACCAACAAACCAAGCGTTGTATTGGCCGCGGCTAATACTTATTTAAAAACCAAAGTATCAGCAAAAAGCTTCAGTTAA
- a CDS encoding ferritin-like domain-containing protein, with protein sequence MNLFGIIEEIEKVDPEFNDRISPRRNAIKNMSSFGTKVALAAIPFALGDLFKKAYGAAASSDVIAVLNFALTLELLEATFYNTGLAKAGLVADTAYITYIKNDENNHVTFLTDAITAAGGTPVSANDLAYVDFTGGGGKNNGPFSDVFTNYQTFLAVAETFEDTGVRAYKGQAGNLLGNQTYLTAALAIHAVEARHASAVRYLRASKYGVSINPWITSTASASNDTGIPQVNANYGGATPENNTAQGGVNILSLTSVEGSTTSVAVASAAFDEALTQAEVLAILVPAFVNTK encoded by the coding sequence ATGAATTTATTTGGTATAATAGAAGAAATAGAAAAAGTTGATCCTGAGTTTAATGACAGGATTAGCCCGCGCCGCAACGCGATAAAAAACATGTCGAGCTTTGGTACAAAAGTAGCGCTTGCAGCCATCCCATTTGCACTTGGCGATCTGTTCAAAAAAGCATATGGCGCTGCAGCATCATCAGATGTTATAGCGGTATTAAACTTTGCTTTAACACTGGAACTTTTAGAAGCAACCTTTTACAATACCGGCCTTGCAAAAGCAGGTTTGGTTGCCGATACGGCCTACATCACCTATATTAAAAATGACGAGAACAACCACGTAACATTTTTAACCGATGCAATTACCGCAGCAGGTGGCACACCTGTTAGCGCTAATGATTTGGCTTATGTTGATTTTACCGGCGGCGGTGGCAAAAATAATGGTCCTTTCTCCGATGTTTTCACCAATTATCAAACCTTTTTAGCAGTTGCCGAAACTTTTGAGGATACTGGTGTACGCGCATACAAAGGCCAGGCAGGTAATTTATTGGGTAACCAAACTTATTTAACAGCGGCATTAGCAATTCACGCGGTTGAGGCACGCCACGCATCAGCTGTGCGTTATTTACGCGCAAGTAAATACGGCGTTTCCATCAATCCATGGATAACAAGTACAGCCAGTGCAAGTAATGATACCGGTATACCACAGGTAAATGCCAATTATGGCGGCGCCACACCCGAAAATAATACCGCACAAGGTGGCGTAAATATTCTTTCACTGACAAGTGTTGAGGGTAGCACCACATCAGTAGCAGTAGCCTCAGCAGCATTTGATGAGGCATTAACACAAGCTGAAGTACTTGCTATTTTAGTACCTGCGTTTGTGAACACAAAATAA
- the mqnC gene encoding cyclic dehypoxanthinyl futalosine synthase, giving the protein MNTADLLQRALNFEFLSQEEGVYLYNNASTPDLMYIANELRKKQVPHGKVTWQIDRNVNTTNVCIANCKFCNFFRRPGHEDSYITNIETYKQKIEETFRYGGDQLLLQGGHHPDLGLQFYADLFKQLKELYPTLKLHSLGPPEIAHVAKLENMSHIDVLRALKEAGLDSLPGAGAEILNDRVRRLISKGKCGGKEWLDVMRAAHQLNLPSSATMMFGHVETIEERFEHLVWIREVQSEKPEGSFGFVAFIPWPFQDDGTLLRKVRGITNNVTGDEYIRMIALSRIMLPNIKNIQASWLTVGKQVAQICLHAGANDFGSIMIEENVVSAAGAPHRFTARGIQESIIEAGFEPQLRNQKYDWREVPVQIEEQVINY; this is encoded by the coding sequence ATGAATACAGCCGATCTGTTGCAGCGCGCTTTAAATTTTGAATTTTTGAGCCAGGAAGAAGGGGTTTACCTGTATAATAATGCCTCAACTCCTGATCTGATGTATATTGCCAACGAACTGCGTAAAAAGCAGGTTCCGCATGGTAAGGTTACCTGGCAGATAGACCGCAATGTGAATACCACTAACGTATGCATTGCCAATTGCAAGTTCTGTAATTTCTTCCGCAGGCCGGGGCATGAGGATAGCTATATCACCAATATTGAAACCTACAAACAGAAGATAGAGGAAACTTTTCGTTATGGGGGCGACCAGCTTTTGTTACAGGGCGGTCATCACCCTGATCTGGGTTTACAATTTTATGCTGATCTGTTTAAACAACTGAAAGAATTATATCCAACACTGAAACTGCACTCTTTAGGTCCGCCGGAGATTGCGCACGTTGCCAAGTTGGAGAACATGAGCCATATTGATGTGTTAAGGGCATTGAAGGAAGCGGGCCTTGATTCATTACCCGGTGCGGGCGCCGAGATCCTGAACGACCGTGTACGCCGACTGATCTCTAAAGGAAAATGCGGTGGTAAGGAGTGGCTGGATGTTATGCGTGCCGCTCACCAGTTGAATTTACCAAGCTCGGCCACCATGATGTTTGGCCATGTAGAAACTATAGAAGAGCGTTTTGAGCATTTGGTTTGGATCCGCGAGGTACAATCAGAAAAGCCGGAAGGTTCGTTTGGGTTTGTGGCGTTTATCCCGTGGCCTTTCCAGGATGATGGCACCTTGTTGCGTAAAGTACGCGGTATCACCAATAATGTAACCGGCGATGAGTATATCCGGATGATAGCATTGAGCCGTATCATGCTACCGAATATCAAGAATATACAGGCCTCATGGCTTACCGTGGGTAAACAGGTTGCGCAAATATGTTTACATGCAGGGGCAAATGACTTTGGTTCTATCATGATCGAGGAAAATGTAGTATCCGCAGCCGGTGCACCACACAGGTTTACGGCAAGGGGTATACAGGAATCCATTATCGAGGCAGGTTTTGAACCACAGCTGCGTAATCAGAAATATGATTGGCGTGAAGTGCCTGTACAAATAGAAGAACAAGTGATCAATTATTAA
- the mce gene encoding methylmalonyl-CoA epimerase, translating into MERIEHIGIAVNSIENAGKVYEKLLNTPVYKTEEVKSENVITAFLQCGPNKIELLEATSEDSPIAKFIAKKGEGVHHIAFEVLDIRAEMERLKSEGFVLLNEEPKMGADNKLVCFVHPKGVNGVLVELCQNQDFITS; encoded by the coding sequence ATGGAAAGAATAGAGCATATAGGAATAGCCGTAAATAGCATTGAAAACGCTGGAAAAGTTTACGAAAAGCTGCTGAATACGCCTGTTTATAAAACCGAGGAAGTAAAATCAGAAAACGTAATAACAGCATTTTTACAATGCGGTCCCAATAAAATTGAACTGCTGGAAGCAACCTCAGAAGATAGCCCTATTGCCAAATTTATAGCTAAAAAAGGGGAGGGGGTACATCATATAGCTTTTGAAGTTTTAGACATCCGAGCCGAGATGGAACGGCTAAAAAGTGAAGGTTTTGTGTTGCTGAATGAGGAGCCGAAGATGGGTGCTGATAATAAGTTGGTTTGCTTTGTGCACCCGAAAGGGGTTAATGGGGTGTTGGTGGAACTTTGTCAGAACCAGGATTTTATTACTTCTTGA
- a CDS encoding IscS subfamily cysteine desulfurase — protein MNIPVYLDNNATTPMDPRVLEAMLPYFVEKFGNAASRNHPFGWVAEEAVDYAREQVAKLIGASEKEIIFTSGATESDNLAIKGVFEMYKEKGNHIITTVTEHKAVLDACKHVEKLGGKVTYLGVKEDGLIDLAELEAAMTPDTILVSIMYGNNEIGVIQPIREIAAIAHKHGALMMTDAVQAVGKIPVDVNADGIDLLALSAHKIYGPKGVGALYVRRKGPRVKVTAQMDGGGHERGMRSGTLNVPGIVGLGKACELCMQEMESEAKRLSALRDKLQAKLTVLEESYVNGNQEHRLPHVANISFKYVEGEGLMMAMKDLAVSSGSACTSASLEPSYVLKSLGLSDDLAHSSIRFGLGRFTTEEEVDYAVEVTKKSVTHLRELSPLWEMFKEGIDLDSIEWAEH, from the coding sequence ATGAATATCCCGGTATATTTAGATAATAACGCTACTACGCCAATGGACCCACGGGTACTGGAAGCCATGTTGCCGTATTTTGTTGAAAAATTTGGTAATGCGGCAAGCCGTAACCACCCCTTTGGCTGGGTAGCCGAAGAAGCCGTTGACTACGCCCGCGAACAGGTGGCAAAATTGATAGGTGCAAGCGAAAAAGAGATCATCTTTACTTCAGGCGCTACAGAATCAGACAACCTTGCTATTAAAGGTGTGTTCGAGATGTATAAAGAAAAAGGTAACCACATCATCACTACAGTTACTGAGCATAAAGCTGTGCTTGATGCCTGTAAACACGTTGAAAAACTGGGTGGTAAAGTAACCTATCTTGGTGTTAAGGAAGATGGTTTAATTGACCTTGCTGAACTTGAAGCAGCCATGACCCCTGATACTATCCTGGTTTCGATCATGTATGGTAACAACGAGATTGGTGTTATACAACCTATAAGAGAAATTGCTGCTATTGCCCACAAGCATGGCGCTTTAATGATGACAGATGCTGTCCAGGCCGTTGGTAAGATCCCGGTTGATGTTAATGCTGATGGCATCGACTTACTGGCATTATCTGCACATAAAATATACGGTCCTAAAGGTGTTGGCGCATTATACGTTCGCCGTAAAGGACCACGTGTTAAAGTTACCGCCCAAATGGACGGTGGCGGCCACGAGCGCGGTATGCGTTCAGGTACATTAAACGTACCGGGCATCGTTGGCTTAGGTAAAGCCTGCGAACTTTGTATGCAGGAAATGGAAAGCGAAGCAAAACGTTTATCAGCTTTACGCGATAAACTGCAAGCTAAGTTAACAGTGCTGGAAGAAAGCTATGTAAATGGCAACCAGGAACACCGCTTACCGCATGTAGCTAATATCTCCTTTAAATATGTTGAAGGCGAAGGCTTAATGATGGCGATGAAAGACCTGGCTGTATCATCAGGTTCGGCTTGTACATCAGCTTCGCTGGAGCCATCATATGTATTGAAGAGCTTAGGCCTGTCGGATGATCTGGCACACTCTTCTATCCGTTTCGGCTTAGGCCGTTTCACTACCGAAGAAGAAGTAGATTACGCTGTTGAAGTAACTAAAAAATCGGTTACCCACCTGCGCGAACTATCACCACTTTGGGAAATGTTTAAGGAAGGTATCGACCTTGACTCAATTGAGTGGGCGGAACATTAA
- the iscU gene encoding Fe-S cluster assembly scaffold IscU, giving the protein MAYSDKVIDHYTNPRNVGTLDKASHKVGTGLVGAPECGDVMRLQIQVDDNNVITDAKFKTFGCGSAIASSSLATEWLKGKSIDDAMKIDNMDIVEELALPPVKIHCSVLAEDAIKAAINDYRVKNGMEPIASEKVHH; this is encoded by the coding sequence ATGGCTTATTCAGATAAAGTAATTGATCACTACACTAACCCCCGCAATGTTGGCACCTTAGATAAGGCCAGCCACAAAGTAGGTACAGGTTTAGTTGGTGCCCCTGAGTGCGGCGACGTTATGCGCCTGCAGATTCAGGTTGATGATAACAACGTTATAACCGATGCTAAATTCAAAACATTTGGTTGCGGTTCAGCTATCGCATCATCATCATTAGCTACCGAATGGCTTAAAGGTAAAAGCATTGACGATGCCATGAAGATTGACAACATGGACATTGTTGAAGAACTTGCCCTGCCACCAGTAAAAATTCACTGCTCGGTATTAGCAGAAGATGCTATTAAAGCAGCAATTAATGACTACCGCGTTAAAAACGGCATGGAGCCGATAGCAAGCGAAAAAGTACATCATTAA
- a CDS encoding HesB/IscA family protein — translation MVTVTNKAKDKIDHLMQDSGLDASYFLRVSVQGGGCSGLSYNLDFDNEIKKGDQFFEDQGVRLALDMKSFLYLAGTELDFSDGLNGKGFNFHNPNATRTCGCGESFSV, via the coding sequence ATGGTAACTGTAACAAATAAAGCAAAAGATAAAATAGACCACCTCATGCAGGATTCGGGGCTTGATGCGTCGTATTTTCTGCGTGTATCTGTTCAGGGTGGTGGTTGCTCCGGTTTATCATACAATCTTGATTTTGATAACGAAATAAAAAAAGGCGACCAGTTTTTTGAAGATCAGGGTGTACGTTTGGCATTGGATATGAAATCATTCCTGTACCTTGCCGGTACCGAGCTTGATTTCTCCGACGGACTAAACGGTAAAGGTTTCAACTTCCACAACCCCAACGCAACCCGCACCTGCGGCTGCGGAGAGAGTTTCTCAGTTTAA
- a CDS encoding nuclear transport factor 2 family protein, translated as MESISNKEIVLICYRKIIRDLDLSLVDKYIREDYIQHSPTVKDGMAGLCEMLHFMKTLPRPTEVAPSPIIRIIAQSDFVAVHLDIRFMGKRAAIIDLFRLQDGMLAEHWDAGQGIGDDDVNMTNGTITINESVDARESKMIVQQYYNNDLSKADVYLSADYIEHNTASTLLNWPDSIKMHRLIAEGDLVFAQCEGVKSGKIFALYHIFRVETGKIAEHWSVEQEVPAVMAHGNGMF; from the coding sequence ATGGAAAGTATATCCAATAAAGAAATAGTATTAATATGTTACAGGAAAATAATCCGCGACCTTGACCTGTCACTTGTTGACAAGTATATAAGGGAGGATTATATACAGCATAGCCCTACGGTTAAGGATGGTATGGCAGGATTATGTGAGATGTTGCATTTTATGAAGACCTTGCCTCGCCCGACTGAGGTTGCACCATCACCCATTATCAGAATTATTGCCCAAAGTGATTTTGTGGCTGTTCACCTGGATATCAGGTTTATGGGTAAAAGGGCGGCTATTATTGATCTGTTCAGGCTGCAGGATGGTATGCTGGCAGAGCATTGGGATGCAGGGCAGGGAATAGGTGATGACGATGTAAACATGACCAATGGTACTATCACAATTAATGAAAGCGTTGATGCCAGGGAAAGTAAAATGATAGTGCAACAATATTATAATAATGATCTTTCAAAAGCTGACGTGTATTTAAGTGCTGATTACATTGAGCATAATACTGCCAGTACTTTATTGAATTGGCCTGATAGTATAAAAATGCACAGGTTAATTGCTGAAGGTGATCTTGTTTTTGCGCAATGTGAGGGTGTGAAATCCGGGAAGATATTTGCCTTGTACCACATATTCAGGGTTGAGACCGGTAAAATAGCAGAACATTGGAGCGTGGAGCAGGAGGTACCTGCGGTTATGGCGCATGGGAACGGGATGTTTTAG
- a CDS encoding AMP-dependent synthetase/ligase gives MNITPDINTVPKFIRNTVATIHHETHPFLQHKVGNEWVVISYKQALDKIDAISAWFLEIGVKKGDRLALIIENGPDYVYYDQALQQIGAVNTSIYPTLSETEIEYILNDSGAKTLIVGNPFLLRKVAKIANNCPELIRIIPAFDDFEKNLGKNALNAGVIGFKELIAEGHTLVHQYRLAINIAREAILPSDLSCLIYTSGTTGTPKGVMLTHYNLCENVRVCLLQIPVIESSDLFLSFLPLSHVFERTATYHVCLAAGCQIAFAQSLDLLAKNMGEVRPTVMNCVPRLLERIHDKAIKGGTEAGGMKAKIFLWALKIGREYRIASEAGKKSGPILSYQYKIADKLVFSKIKEKTGGRLKFMISGGGALPKNIGEFFGDLGIKVLEGFGLTETSPVMSVTENDRQVYGTVGRIIPGIEVGIQNVETRQIYTVQTYDTFSKNYQSEEGEIIVRGHCVMKGYWNKPEETAAAIDPEGWFHTGDIGRFFKGNLQITDRLKNMLVNAYGKNIYPTPVENTYLKSPRIEGVFLIGDKREYVTAIIIPAREALQETFGLTDDFFAQKDLFINEKEITDWIGQDVRRLSNELAKFERIKGFKVKRNPFSMDEGEITPTMKAKRKVIEKKYAGDIDEMYLQEADAD, from the coding sequence ATGAATATAACACCTGATATAAATACAGTTCCGAAGTTTATACGCAATACCGTTGCCACCATACATCACGAAACTCATCCTTTTCTTCAACATAAAGTAGGCAACGAGTGGGTAGTGATCAGCTATAAACAAGCCCTAGATAAAATCGATGCCATATCAGCCTGGTTTCTGGAAATTGGCGTAAAAAAAGGCGACCGTCTGGCCCTAATCATTGAGAACGGTCCTGATTATGTTTATTATGACCAGGCGCTACAACAGATAGGCGCAGTAAATACTTCCATCTACCCTACCCTTAGCGAAACCGAGATCGAGTATATTTTAAATGATTCCGGCGCTAAAACATTAATAGTTGGCAACCCTTTCCTGCTGCGTAAAGTAGCAAAAATAGCCAATAACTGCCCCGAACTTATTCGTATCATCCCCGCCTTTGATGATTTTGAAAAGAACCTGGGCAAAAACGCATTAAATGCCGGAGTTATCGGTTTTAAAGAGCTGATAGCAGAAGGTCATACATTGGTTCACCAATACCGCTTAGCTATTAACATTGCCCGCGAAGCTATCTTACCGTCCGATCTTTCCTGTTTAATATATACTTCAGGTACTACAGGCACACCTAAAGGCGTGATGCTTACCCATTATAACCTTTGCGAAAACGTGCGTGTTTGTCTACTGCAGATCCCGGTAATTGAATCCAGCGATTTATTCCTGTCGTTCCTGCCGCTATCGCACGTATTTGAGCGCACTGCTACCTACCACGTTTGTTTAGCTGCCGGATGCCAGATAGCATTTGCGCAAAGCCTCGATCTTTTGGCAAAAAACATGGGAGAAGTTCGTCCAACAGTAATGAATTGCGTACCGCGTTTGTTAGAGCGCATCCACGATAAAGCCATAAAAGGCGGCACAGAAGCCGGTGGCATGAAAGCCAAAATATTCCTGTGGGCATTAAAAATTGGCAGAGAATATCGTATAGCCAGTGAAGCCGGTAAAAAATCCGGACCAATATTAAGCTATCAATACAAAATAGCCGATAAGCTGGTATTCAGCAAAATAAAGGAAAAAACCGGCGGACGATTAAAGTTCATGATCTCGGGCGGTGGCGCGTTGCCCAAAAATATCGGTGAGTTTTTTGGCGACCTCGGTATTAAAGTATTAGAAGGCTTTGGACTTACCGAAACTTCACCTGTTATGTCAGTAACTGAAAACGACAGGCAGGTTTATGGTACCGTAGGCCGTATTATCCCTGGTATTGAAGTGGGCATACAGAATGTGGAAACCCGCCAGATCTATACCGTGCAAACCTATGATACGTTTAGCAAGAACTACCAGTCGGAAGAAGGTGAGATCATTGTACGCGGGCATTGCGTAATGAAGGGCTACTGGAACAAACCCGAAGAAACTGCCGCGGCTATCGACCCGGAAGGCTGGTTCCATACCGGTGATATCGGCCGTTTTTTTAAGGGCAACCTGCAAATAACCGACCGCCTTAAAAATATGCTGGTGAACGCTTACGGTAAAAACATATACCCAACCCCGGTTGAGAATACCTACCTGAAAAGTCCGCGCATTGAGGGCGTATTTTTGATTGGCGATAAGCGCGAATATGTTACCGCCATTATCATCCCGGCACGTGAAGCACTACAGGAAACTTTTGGTTTAACCGATGATTTCTTCGCACAAAAAGACCTGTTCATCAACGAAAAAGAAATTACCGACTGGATAGGTCAGGATGTTCGCCGCCTGTCAAACGAATTGGCCAAGTTTGAGCGCATCAAAGGCTTCAAGGTAAAGCGCAATCCGTTCAGCATGGATGAGGGCGAAATAACCCCCACCATGAAAGCCAAACGCAAAGTGATAGAAAAGAAATACGCCGGCGATATTGATGAGATGTACCTGCAGGAAGCAGATGCGGATTAA
- a CDS encoding DUF2971 domain-containing protein, producing the protein MSESEKYPRLVYKYRSWNDENHRNILLKNQLFLASPKDFNDPFDCRIPINYLLLNTPDKISQYATEYTIRQFDRLTELGVNLEDHIKFIEDRLSNEISEIQQENEYRHFKEQDERYGVLSLSKKWDNILMWSHYGDFHKGFCIGLWEEKLRNSKFVGKGGPVIYNDNDDYPEISPLNEQNNLEKSFIETHYKSKDWHYEEEYRLTRLFYPNYPNLSDRIIEVGDDFFAEIILGIQIPKEHKEEIMIIAKNKSIPVYQAVKVPMKFLIERIEIN; encoded by the coding sequence ATGAGTGAGTCTGAAAAATATCCAAGATTAGTATATAAATATAGAAGTTGGAATGATGAAAATCATCGAAATATTCTTCTGAAAAATCAACTTTTTTTGGCTTCACCTAAAGATTTTAATGATCCATTTGATTGTAGAATACCAATCAATTATCTATTGCTGAATACACCTGACAAAATATCACAATATGCTACTGAATATACCATTCGTCAATTTGATAGATTAACAGAGCTGGGGGTAAATTTAGAAGATCATATAAAATTTATTGAAGATCGGTTAAGTAATGAAATTAGTGAAATTCAACAAGAGAATGAATATCGACATTTCAAGGAGCAAGATGAACGATATGGTGTATTGTCCTTAAGTAAAAAGTGGGATAATATACTGATGTGGTCACATTATGGTGACTTTCATAAAGGGTTTTGTATTGGCTTATGGGAAGAAAAATTACGCAATTCTAAATTCGTTGGAAAAGGCGGTCCTGTTATTTACAATGACAATGATGATTATCCAGAAATTAGTCCTTTAAATGAGCAAAATAATCTTGAAAAATCATTTATTGAAACTCACTACAAATCTAAAGATTGGCATTATGAAGAAGAATATCGGCTTACACGATTATTTTATCCTAATTATCCAAATTTGTCAGATAGAATAATTGAAGTAGGAGATGATTTTTTTGCTGAGATTATACTAGGAATACAAATTCCAAAAGAACATAAAGAGGAAATTATGATTATAGCAAAGAATAAAAGTATACCAGTTTATCAAGCTGTAAAAGTGCCAATGAAGTTTTTAATTGAAAGGATTGAGATTAATTAA
- a CDS encoding SDR family oxidoreductase, with the protein MKTVLITGANKSIGFEATRQLLAKGYYVYLGSRDLEKGNEAVATLKAEGLTNVEPLQIDVSNPESIAKAREVLGTKLTSLDVLINNAGILGGMNQTALATETDTVREVFATNFFGVIDVTRAFLDLLQKSDEPRIVNVTSGLGSLTLHSDPNWKYYAVKTVAYGPSKSALNAYTIVLAYELKDTAFKVNAVDPGYTKTDFNHHSGPGTIEDAAARVVKYATIGADGPTGGFFSDDNNPETGVSPW; encoded by the coding sequence ATGAAAACAGTATTGATAACAGGCGCCAATAAAAGCATTGGCTTTGAAGCCACCAGGCAATTATTAGCCAAAGGATATTACGTTTATTTAGGCAGCCGTGACCTTGAAAAAGGAAATGAAGCGGTCGCTACGTTAAAAGCAGAAGGACTTACCAATGTTGAACCGCTGCAAATTGATGTAAGCAACCCTGAATCCATTGCAAAGGCACGTGAAGTGTTGGGTACGAAATTAACATCATTGGATGTATTGATCAATAACGCGGGCATTCTCGGCGGCATGAATCAGACTGCATTGGCTACAGAAACAGATACCGTTCGCGAGGTATTTGCCACTAACTTTTTTGGTGTGATAGATGTGACCCGGGCTTTTCTGGATCTGCTGCAAAAATCTGACGAACCAAGAATAGTTAACGTAACTTCAGGACTGGGATCGCTTACCCTGCACAGCGACCCAAACTGGAAATACTACGCCGTTAAAACCGTGGCTTATGGCCCGTCAAAATCGGCATTGAATGCTTATACTATTGTTTTGGCCTATGAATTAAAGGATACCGCTTTTAAAGTAAATGCGGTTGACCCCGGCTATACTAAAACTGATTTTAACCATCACAGCGGCCCCGGGACTATTGAAGATGCTGCAGCGCGTGTAGTTAAATACGCTACAATTGGTGCTGATGGCCCTACGGGAGGATTTTTTAGTGATGATAATAATCCGGAGACGGGGGTGAGTCCGTGGTAG
- a CDS encoding ester cyclase: MTAQEELNKATVLRFNREVLENGSIDAINELIAPDFINYTAPPGTPNGPQGIIDFTINMMHKALTGISVKIHDQVIENDKVVTRKTIYGTHIGNFMGVAPSNEQVAINIIDIITVKNGQYTEHWSIRDAQDMINKSTKANNR, encoded by the coding sequence ATGACAGCACAGGAAGAATTAAATAAAGCTACGGTACTTCGCTTTAACCGTGAAGTGCTTGAAAATGGCAGCATTGATGCCATTAATGAACTCATTGCTCCCGATTTTATTAATTATACCGCGCCGCCGGGCACGCCAAATGGTCCGCAGGGAATAATAGACTTTACCATTAATATGATGCACAAAGCCTTAACCGGCATCAGCGTTAAAATACACGACCAGGTTATTGAGAACGATAAGGTGGTAACGCGCAAAACCATTTACGGCACGCATATTGGCAACTTTATGGGTGTAGCGCCAAGTAATGAGCAGGTAGCCATAAATATTATAGATATCATCACTGTTAAAAACGGGCAGTATACCGAGCATTGGAGCATACGCGATGCACAGGACATGATTAATAAATCAACAAAAGCAAATAACAGATAA